From Pectinophora gossypiella chromosome 16, ilPecGoss1.1, whole genome shotgun sequence, one genomic window encodes:
- the LOC126373697 gene encoding uncharacterized protein LOC126373697, whose translation MKSDRKSRLEACSLHTDAYTMVADEIDPQLELECQLVARRRRDQGEDDDSYEATSFTDFIYLAKLSSSQPDTTLPARQVKVAKSRGSLKRRRLDTCCKGPNAKRPRVTTKNKKRSVTIIRERQTQKDADRAGVTAANPNDDILPNSKVIINTAELNAIMSNNIVPLCQVGLEALIDLHAQLSKTVHAFSDACDRTHLPKELHAIVSR comes from the exons ATGAAATCGGACCGCAAGAGTCGCCTGGAAGCGTGTTCGCTGCACACAGACGCGTACACTATGGTGGCAGATGAGATAGATCCTCAGTTGGAGCTAGAGTGTCAGCTGGTGGCCCGGAGACGACGCGACCAGGGGGAAGACGACGATAGCTACGAGGCCACCAGCTTCACTGACTTCATATATCTGGCTAAACTGT CCAGTTCTCAGCCGGACACGACGTTGCCGGCCCGACAGGTGAAGGTGGCCAAGAGCCGCGGCAGCTTGAAGAGACGAAGGTTGGATACATGCTGTAAGGGTCCGAATGCTAAGCGACCTCGAGTTACTACCAAG AACAAAAAACGAAGTGTGACGATAATAAGAGAGCGACAAACTCAGAAGGATGCAGATCGGGCTGGTGTGACGGCAGCTAATCCTAACGATGACATACTTCCAA attcaAAAGTGATAATAAACACAGCAGAGTTAAACGCTATAATGAGTAACAATATAGTGCCTCTCTGCCAAGTAGGATTGGAAGCCTTGATAGATTTGCACGCACAGCTGAGCAAGACGGTGCATGCATTCTCAGACGCATGCGATCGCACGCATTTGCCGAAAGAATTGCATGCAATCGTCTCAAG GTAA
- the LOC126373698 gene encoding ATPase family AAA domain-containing protein 2-like: protein MNNFGPSDIQPIKIDSNVRFSSIGGLKEHIRCLREMIIFPLMYPELFKKFNTRPAKGVLFHGPPGTGKTLLARALANECSVVGGRKVSFFMRKGADIMNKYYGESERNLRMLFTQARKMKPSIIFFDEIDALAPARRPSDDHTHSSVVATLLAEMDGLCDRGNVIVIGATNRPDAMDPAVRRAGRFDRELYFPPPEADARRDILAIYTKEWEPSLTNDTLDNIAKVTVGYLGSDIKALCSEAVLKAVRRVYPQIYEADYKLVVNATNVEVTTEDILAAMEEIVPAGNRYVPQAARPLPQHCVPLLQGQIQAAVTLLRRTFPVPAERQKQKTQPKLSTSAPCVFLISGECAETYIAPALLAQLEHCIVKELSIPSLHSAHSYSPEQAVITLFAECRRTGRACVIFVRDLLAIWETLVKKNGAAVLLQLWRMRSVGDNTLLLATCSGSYGELPKELQEVFPVYKDCIYCVREPTLTEVNNFLAPVVTQLPLVPPVVFNVIPPPPLPRDDDMVSIHEDC from the exons ATGAATAATTTCGGACCATCCGATATTCAGCCCATAAAGATTGACAGTAATGTTAGGTTCTCATCT ATCGGAGGCCTAAAAGAGCATATAAGATGCCTCCGGGAGATGATAATCTTCCCGCTGATGTATCCGGAATTATTCAAGAAGTTCAACACTAGGCCGGCCAAGGGTGTCTTGTTCCACGGCCCACCGGGCACTGGCAAGACTTTACTGGCGCGAGCTCTAGCCAATGAGTGCAGTGTTGTCGGTGGAAGGAAGGTTTCCTTCTTCATGAGGAAAGGAGCTGATATTATGAATAAGTATTATGGAGAGAGTGAGAGGAATTTGAGGATGCTATTTACACAG GCGAGGAAAATGAAACCATCGATAATATTCTTCGACGAAATTGACGCGTTGGCACCAGCTCGTCGGCCGTCTGATGATCATACTCACTCCAGTGTGGTGGCCACGTTACTGGCAGAAATGGACGGCTTGTGTGACAG GGGTAACGTGATAGTGATCGGTGCAACTAATCGACCAGACGCGATGGATCCGGCAGTGCGTCGAGCTGGTCGGTTCGACCGGGAACTCTACTTTCCGCCCCCCGAAGCTGACGCACGGAGGGACATCCTGGCCATCTACACCAAGGAATGGGAGCCTAGTCTCACAAACGACACCCTCGATAACATTGCTAAAGTCACTGTTGGGTATTTGG GTTCAGATATAAAAGCGCTATGTTCTGAAGCAGTATTGAAAGCAGTGAGAAGAGTGTATCCGCAGATTTATGAAGCTGACTACAAGTTGGTCGTAAATGCTACTAAC GTGGAAGTAACAACAGAGGACATCCTAGCAGCAATGGAGGAGATAGTCCCAGCAGGGAACCGCTACGTACCGCAAGCAGCTCGCCCTCTGCCCCAGCACTGCGTGCCGTTGTTGCAAGGCCAGATACAGGCTGCCGTCACACTGCTTCGACGCACTTTCCCTGTTCCTGCTGAGCGTCAGAAGCAGAAGACTCAGCCTAAGTTG TCAACATCTGCGCCGTGTGTGTTCCTCATTAGTGGCGAATGTGCAGAGACGTACATAGCGCCTGCCCTCTTGGCCCAGTTGGAACATTGCATCGTGAAGGAGCTCAGTATACCCTCACTGCACTCTGCGCATTCGTACTCACCCGAACAAGCTGTCATTACG CTGTTTGCAGAATGCCGTAGAACAGGTCGTGCTTGCGTGATATTCGTGAGAGACTTGCTCGCCATCTGGGAGACTCTGGTAAAGAAGAACGGCGCCGCGGTGTTATTGCAGCTATGGCGCATGCGCTCTGTTGGCGACAACACTCTGCTGCTCGCCACTTGTAGCGGGAGCTATGGGGAGCTTCCTAAAGAG TTACAAGAAGTATTCCCAGTGTACAAGGACTGCATTTACTGCGTGCGGGAGCCGACGCTGACGGAGGTGAACAACTTCCTGGCTCCAGTCGTGACGCAGTTGCCGCTTGTACCGCCTGTTGTGTTCAACGTCATACCACCTCCACCGCTGCCAAGAG ATGACGATATGGTGTCGATTCATGAAGATTGTTAA
- the LOC126373699 gene encoding ATPase family AAA domain-containing protein 2-like, which yields MPPKKSKTIQPLKLDSNVNFNSVGGLEEHIKCLREMVLFPLMYPDLFKRFNTRPPKGVLFHGPPGTGKTLLARALAQESSLVRGKKVAFFMRKGADIMSKWYGESEKHLKMLFQQANKMRPSIIFFDEVDALAPARVEGQGEACASVVATLLVEMDGLWDRGDVIVIGATNRPDCLDPALRRSGRFDRELYFPPPSVLARRDILAIYTRHWMPRPTDEMLDRVAQTTSGYVGSDLKALCSEAVLRALRRMYPQVYDGDYHCISNIDTRKVEITVEDLLAAKRSLLPTGARCNTIVSRHLAPQYEPLMRAQVNAAASLLKQAFPHVNASQEEDVSPSVFLISGNCAETHLAPALLAQMEHCSFQELSMSTLHSTQVLSQERAIISIFSECRRADRRSVIFIPNVAAVWEALAYTPGQSLLLQLWRTRAAGDNVLLLATCNVEHSELPEELQELFPMYQDCVYRVRDPTATEVLEFLKHITAETSPLPATNEKTDQTTNFGMHKEKHGN from the exons ATGCCACCAAAGAAATCCAAGACTATTCAGCCGCTCAAACTTGATAgtaatgttaattttaattcg GTCGGCGGTCTAGAAGAGCATATAAAATGTTTACGAGAAATGGTCCTTTTCCCGCTTATGTACCCGGACCTTTTCAAAAGATTCAACACAAGGCCACCAAAGGGAGTGTTGTTCCACGGGCCACCAGGTACTGGGAAGACTTTGCTGGCTAGAGCGCTGGCCCAAGAAAGCAGTCTTGTCCGGGGGAAGAAGGTCGCATTCTTCATGAGGAAAGGAGCCGATATCATGAGCAAGTGGTACGGCGAGAGTGAGAAACATTTGAAAATGCTGTTTCAACAA GCGAACAAGATGCGGCCatcgataatatttttcgaCGAGGTGGACGCGCTTGCACCGGCGCGGGTGGAAGGACAGGGTGAGGCGTGCGCCAGCGTCGTCGCCACCCTGCTCGTGGAGATGGACGGGCTGTGGGACCG AGGCGACGTAATAGTGATAGGAGCGACCAACCGACCGGATTGTCTGGACCCGGCGCTGCGACGGTCGGGCCGCTTCGACCGCGAACTGTACTTCCCTCCACCCAGCGTGCTGGCTAGAAGAGACATCCTCGCCATATACACCCGGCACTGGATGCCGCGACCCACTGATGAGATGCTGGACCGCGTCGCGCAGACCACTAGTGGATATGTTG GTTCGGACCTGAAAGCTCTTTGTTCTGAAGCCGTTCTAAGAGCGTTGCGAAGAATGTACCCTCAAGTGTACGACGGTGATTACCACTGCATATCCAATATTGACACAAGGAAA GTGGAAATAACAGTGGAAGACCTGCTGGCCGCGAAGAGATCACTCTTGCCGACAGGAGCTCGGTGCAATACTATAGTGTCGCGACATTTGGCGCCTCAGTACGAGCCCTTAATGCGGGCGCAGGTAAACGCGGCCGCCTCGCTACTCAAGCAGGCCTTCCCGCACGTAAACGCCAG TCAAGAAGAGGACGTATCACCAAGCGTGTTCCTAATCAGTGGCAACTGCGCCGAGACTCACCTGGCGCCGGCGCTGCTGGCTCAGATGGAACACTGCTCCTTCCAAGAGTTGAGCATGTCCACGCTACATTCTACACAAGTGTTGTCACAGGAACGAGCTATTATATCT ATCTTCTCAGAGTGCCGCCGTGCGGACAGAAGAAGTGTGATCTTCATTCCCAACGTGGCGGCTGTGTGGGAGGCGCTAGCGTACACTCCCGGCCAGTCACTGTTGTTACAACTCTGGCGCACCCGAGCTGCCGGCGACAATGTTCTGTTGCTGGCCACTTGCAACGTGGAGCACAGCGAGTTGCCTGAAGAG CTTCAAGAACTGTTCCCGATGTACCAAGACTGTGTGTACCGAGTGCGGGATCCTACTGCGACAGAAGTGTTGGAATTTCTTAAACACATCACTGCCGAAACATCTCCGCTTCCAGCGACTAATGAAAAGACTGATCAAACAACTAACTTTGGTATGCACAAGGAAAAACATGGAAACTAA